The following proteins come from a genomic window of Ilumatobacter coccineus YM16-304:
- a CDS encoding sensor histidine kinase, whose protein sequence is MARERSLRLRTRVTLFFALIALFAGTLLIGVTYGFARSNLLDERQDSARTQAFENAAAAAEILDVDTEQIGIFFRDDLTTEPDGFAVLTSSGIDAIETRTDSDVDIDVSLDAFPTQLVEHVQAGGSGLQFADIDGKPYVTVGVHINRHDVGYFEAFPAETTDTTLTALITALGLGGIGTLVLATLFGFSTSRRLLRPLSRVADAAEEIAEGGLDTRLDSESDPDLDRLAGSFNGMADAVQARIEREARFASDVSHELRSPITALTAAVEVLDAKRDDIPERTQQALDIVVSQVRRFDSMVIDLLELSRIDAGATDLNVETLDVSDLTRRVAARFGASDVPISMAPDTPREIDVDKVRFERIVGNLIDNAQNHGGGATLIELGQPRSGLLRIAVEDAGPGVARSERDRIFERFARGSAARHRIGTGLGLALVVEHTNALGGDAWVEDRAEGGARFVVELPVRQDAR, encoded by the coding sequence GTGGCCCGCGAACGTTCACTCCGACTCCGAACTCGCGTCACGCTGTTCTTCGCACTGATCGCGCTGTTCGCCGGCACCCTGCTCATCGGCGTCACCTACGGGTTCGCGCGCAGCAACCTCCTCGACGAGCGCCAGGACTCCGCCCGCACCCAGGCCTTCGAGAACGCGGCCGCCGCCGCCGAGATCCTCGACGTCGACACCGAACAGATCGGGATCTTCTTCCGCGACGACCTCACGACCGAACCCGACGGGTTCGCGGTCCTCACCTCGTCGGGCATCGACGCCATCGAGACACGCACCGACTCCGACGTCGACATCGACGTGAGCCTCGATGCCTTCCCCACCCAACTGGTCGAGCACGTGCAGGCAGGAGGCTCCGGGCTCCAGTTCGCCGACATCGACGGCAAGCCGTACGTCACCGTCGGCGTCCACATCAACCGCCACGACGTCGGCTACTTCGAAGCGTTCCCCGCCGAGACCACCGACACCACCCTCACCGCGCTGATCACCGCACTCGGCCTCGGAGGCATCGGCACGCTCGTCCTCGCAACACTGTTCGGCTTCTCCACCTCGCGCCGTCTGCTCCGTCCGCTCTCGCGGGTCGCCGACGCCGCCGAGGAAATCGCCGAGGGTGGTCTCGACACGCGTCTCGACAGCGAGTCCGACCCCGATCTCGACCGCCTCGCCGGCTCGTTCAACGGGATGGCCGACGCCGTGCAGGCCAGGATCGAACGCGAGGCCCGATTCGCCTCCGACGTCAGTCACGAGTTGCGCTCGCCCATCACCGCCCTCACCGCGGCGGTCGAAGTGCTCGACGCCAAACGCGATGACATCCCCGAACGCACGCAGCAGGCGCTCGACATCGTCGTCAGCCAGGTGCGCCGGTTCGACAGCATGGTGATCGACCTGCTCGAACTCTCACGCATCGATGCCGGCGCCACCGACCTCAACGTCGAGACGCTCGACGTGTCGGATCTGACCCGGCGGGTCGCCGCCCGGTTCGGAGCGAGCGACGTGCCGATCTCGATGGCGCCCGACACCCCTCGCGAGATCGACGTCGACAAGGTCCGTTTCGAACGAATCGTCGGCAACCTCATCGACAATGCTCAGAACCACGGCGGCGGCGCGACGCTGATCGAACTCGGCCAGCCGCGCAGCGGGCTCCTGCGCATCGCCGTCGAAGACGCCGGGCCGGGCGTCGCCCGCAGCGAACGCGACCGCATCTTCGAACGCTTCGCTCGCGGCAGCGCCGCACGCCACCGGATCGGCACCGGGCTCGGCCTCGCCCTCGTCGTCGAACACACGAACGCCCTGGGCGGGGATGCGTGGGTCGAGGATCGAGCGGAAGGTGGCGCCCGCTTCGTGGTCGAACTCCCCGTCAGACAGGACGCCCGATGA
- a CDS encoding response regulator transcription factor encodes MESLLFIEDDDGIRLALSLALEDEGYSVREAANGTDGLAAFDQGGIDLVLLDLRLPDMSGFEVCRALRSKSIVPIIIITAQTDTVDMVAGLEAGADDYVTKPVVPKELAARIRSLLRRVHLHDSSPTAQASMFGDVELRRQQGIVLKAGNEINLTKTEFRLLCEFADHAGAVLSRDQLLERVWGYEYLGDSRLVDAHVRRLRMKIEDHPDDPQLIVTVRGVGYRLIA; translated from the coding sequence ATGGAGTCGCTGCTGTTCATCGAAGACGACGACGGCATCCGTCTGGCACTGTCGCTGGCACTCGAGGACGAGGGCTACTCGGTTCGCGAGGCCGCCAACGGCACCGACGGCCTCGCCGCATTCGACCAGGGGGGTATCGACCTGGTGTTGCTCGACCTGCGGCTGCCCGACATGTCGGGTTTCGAGGTGTGTCGGGCGCTGCGCTCGAAGAGCATCGTGCCGATCATCATCATCACCGCGCAGACCGACACCGTCGACATGGTCGCCGGGCTCGAGGCAGGGGCCGACGACTACGTCACCAAGCCGGTGGTGCCCAAAGAGTTGGCCGCACGAATCCGCTCGTTGCTGCGACGCGTGCATCTCCACGATTCGTCGCCGACGGCACAGGCCTCGATGTTCGGCGACGTCGAACTACGTCGTCAACAAGGCATCGTCCTCAAGGCGGGCAACGAGATCAACCTCACCAAGACCGAGTTCCGCCTGCTGTGCGAGTTCGCCGATCATGCCGGCGCCGTGCTGTCGCGCGATCAGCTCCTCGAACGCGTCTGGGGGTACGAGTACCTGGGCGACTCGCGCCTGGTCGACGCTCACGTGCGTCGGCTGCGTATGAAGATCGAAGACCACCCCGACGATCCGCAGCTGATCGTCACCGTGCGCGGGGTCGGCTACCGCCTGATCGCCTGA
- a CDS encoding AMP-dependent synthetase/ligase, whose product MPSTVTSEELHARIVGQNIPKRFLANLERNGDIEVLNWQTADGGWESLTLSQVADHTARLVAALKDLGVSPGDKVVMMMRNRQEFHALDLAVLFCGATPVSIYNSSAPDQIQYLVNDSGASVAILEDSGFLERFESVRDKIPTIQHIALIETNDETGDDIVRYSDMVAFEPADLAAEAETATLSDLATIIYTSGTTGPPKGVMLSHSNVVWTLESVGQSMRDQTDIDDFAGKSHLSYLPMAHVMERLLGHYYMLDFGTKVYCCPETSQMPAMLRESRPSLFIGVPRVWEKLYAGVNAALSADPDKERQFNEAVAAGSPIMAKMTRGEATDEEIATWNFLDGVGFKPVRELIGLDRVEIGISGAAPIPAEILDWFRTIGVPLSEGYGMSETVAVLSWSSAAKPGFVGQAATGVEITIADDGEVLARGGNIFEGYLGLPDKTAETIDEDGWLHTGDIGVLDDEGYLKIVDRKKELIITAGGKNISPANLEAALKMIPLIGQACAVGEQKPFVAALVVLDPDASAAWAAEHGLTGDAATMTEMAKNPDVIAEIEAGLADAMADFNNAESVKKVKVLGEEWLPDSELLTPTSKLKRRGILATFADEIEALYVR is encoded by the coding sequence ATGCCCAGCACTGTCACCAGCGAAGAACTCCACGCCCGCATCGTCGGCCAGAACATCCCGAAACGGTTTCTGGCGAACCTCGAACGCAACGGTGACATCGAGGTCTTGAACTGGCAGACCGCCGACGGCGGATGGGAATCGCTCACGCTCAGCCAGGTGGCCGATCACACCGCCCGCCTCGTCGCTGCGCTCAAGGATCTCGGCGTGTCGCCCGGCGACAAGGTCGTGATGATGATGCGCAACCGACAGGAGTTCCATGCGCTCGACCTCGCCGTGCTGTTCTGCGGCGCCACGCCGGTCTCCATCTACAACTCGTCGGCACCCGACCAGATCCAGTACCTCGTCAACGACAGCGGCGCCAGCGTCGCCATCCTCGAGGACTCGGGTTTCCTCGAGCGATTCGAATCGGTGCGCGACAAGATCCCGACCATTCAGCACATCGCGCTCATCGAGACCAACGACGAGACCGGCGACGACATCGTTCGCTACAGCGACATGGTCGCCTTCGAACCCGCCGACCTCGCCGCCGAGGCCGAGACGGCGACCCTGAGCGATCTCGCCACGATCATCTACACCTCCGGCACCACCGGTCCGCCGAAGGGCGTCATGCTCAGTCACAGCAACGTGGTCTGGACGCTCGAATCGGTCGGCCAGTCGATGCGCGATCAGACCGACATCGACGACTTCGCCGGCAAGAGCCACCTGTCGTACCTGCCGATGGCCCACGTCATGGAACGGTTGCTCGGCCACTACTACATGCTCGACTTCGGGACGAAGGTCTACTGCTGCCCCGAGACGAGCCAGATGCCGGCGATGCTGCGCGAGAGTCGCCCGAGCCTGTTCATCGGCGTGCCTCGTGTGTGGGAGAAGCTGTACGCCGGCGTCAACGCGGCGCTCTCGGCCGATCCGGACAAGGAACGCCAGTTCAACGAAGCGGTCGCGGCCGGGTCGCCGATCATGGCGAAGATGACCCGTGGCGAAGCGACCGACGAAGAGATCGCGACGTGGAACTTCCTCGACGGGGTCGGTTTCAAGCCCGTGCGCGAACTGATCGGTCTCGACCGCGTCGAGATCGGCATCTCGGGTGCCGCACCGATCCCGGCCGAGATCCTCGACTGGTTCCGCACGATCGGCGTGCCGCTCAGCGAGGGCTACGGCATGAGCGAGACGGTCGCCGTGCTGTCGTGGTCGTCGGCGGCCAAGCCGGGCTTCGTCGGGCAAGCCGCGACCGGTGTCGAGATCACGATCGCCGACGACGGCGAAGTGCTCGCACGCGGCGGCAACATCTTCGAGGGATACCTCGGGCTTCCCGACAAGACGGCCGAGACCATCGACGAAGACGGATGGCTCCACACCGGCGACATCGGCGTGCTCGACGACGAGGGCTACCTCAAGATCGTCGACCGCAAGAAGGAGCTCATCATCACCGCCGGCGGCAAGAACATCAGCCCGGCCAACCTCGAAGCGGCGCTCAAGATGATCCCGTTGATCGGCCAGGCGTGCGCCGTCGGCGAGCAGAAGCCGTTCGTCGCCGCACTCGTCGTTCTCGATCCCGACGCGTCGGCTGCGTGGGCCGCCGAGCACGGTCTCACGGGCGACGCCGCGACGATGACCGAGATGGCCAAGAATCCCGACGTGATCGCCGAGATCGAGGCCGGACTCGCCGACGCGATGGCCGACTTCAACAACGCCGAATCGGTGAAGAAGGTCAAGGTGCTCGGCGAGGAATGGCTGCCCGACTCCGAGCTGCTCACGCCGACCTCCAAGCTCAAGCGTCGTGGCATCCTGGCCACGTTCGCCGACGAGATCGAAGCGCTCTACGTCCGCTGA
- a CDS encoding SPFH domain-containing protein, producing the protein MGLFDKIKGELVDIIEWMDDSRSTLAWRFPRYQNEIKNGAQLIVREGQKAVFVYRGALADQFEPGHYELKSENLPILSTLQGWKHGFDSPFRSEVYFINTRPVTDIRWGTPQPVTVRDPDFKMVQVRANGLCVVKIEDVEIFLKEVIGTDSAVEADEITELLRRVISMAFSDMVMETGLGAIDLQGQQVALSGKLREFVEERVDDEFGLAIPDITMNISLPDEITQAMTRGVAKGVEASGFVENVDLNKYQQAQAADAMLAAAENEGGSVMGDMMQMGMGVAMAGQMANQMGGMGQQAPQQAAPAAAPGGAPPPLPGQRMFHVDHGGNAGGPYNMAQMQSGIQGGQVTGQTLVWAEGMAGWAPAQTVPELQAMFSAPPPMPPTSPTPPPVPPTPPTE; encoded by the coding sequence ATGGGCCTCTTCGACAAGATCAAAGGCGAACTCGTCGACATCATCGAGTGGATGGACGACTCGCGTTCCACCCTCGCCTGGCGCTTCCCGCGCTACCAGAACGAGATCAAGAACGGCGCACAACTCATCGTGCGCGAAGGCCAGAAAGCCGTCTTCGTCTACCGCGGAGCGCTCGCCGACCAGTTCGAACCCGGTCACTATGAGCTGAAGTCCGAGAACCTCCCCATCCTCTCGACCCTCCAAGGCTGGAAACACGGCTTCGACAGCCCGTTCCGCAGCGAGGTCTACTTCATCAACACCCGCCCCGTCACCGACATCCGGTGGGGCACCCCGCAACCCGTCACCGTTCGCGACCCCGACTTCAAGATGGTCCAGGTCCGCGCCAACGGCCTCTGCGTCGTCAAGATCGAAGACGTCGAGATCTTCCTCAAGGAAGTCATCGGCACCGACTCCGCCGTCGAAGCCGACGAGATCACCGAACTGCTCCGCCGCGTCATCTCCATGGCGTTCTCCGACATGGTCATGGAGACCGGCCTCGGCGCCATCGACCTGCAAGGCCAACAGGTCGCACTGTCGGGCAAGCTCCGCGAGTTCGTCGAAGAGCGCGTCGACGACGAGTTCGGACTCGCCATCCCCGACATCACCATGAACATCTCGTTGCCCGACGAGATCACCCAGGCGATGACACGAGGCGTCGCCAAGGGCGTCGAAGCGTCCGGCTTCGTCGAGAACGTCGACCTCAACAAGTACCAGCAGGCGCAAGCCGCCGACGCGATGCTCGCCGCCGCCGAGAACGAAGGCGGCTCCGTCATGGGCGACATGATGCAGATGGGCATGGGCGTCGCCATGGCCGGACAGATGGCCAACCAGATGGGCGGGATGGGACAGCAGGCACCGCAACAGGCCGCACCCGCCGCCGCACCCGGTGGCGCTCCCCCGCCGCTGCCCGGACAGCGCATGTTCCACGTCGACCACGGCGGCAACGCCGGCGGCCCGTACAACATGGCCCAGATGCAGTCCGGCATCCAGGGCGGACAGGTCACCGGCCAGACCCTCGTCTGGGCCGAAGGCATGGCCGGATGGGCGCCGGCCCAGACCGTCCCCGAACTCCAGGCGATGTTCTCCGCCCCGCCGCCGATGCCGCCCACCTCGCCGACGCCGCCCCCGGTGCCGCCGACACCGCCGACGGAGTGA
- a CDS encoding isochorismate synthase — protein MRAITRPLSAFVDHLPDLNDVAGGDGMLFVRDGVGLAARGVAARVAIDDAVDLLASIDHDSTVDDAAPLALGNVPFIPGADGSLIVPEVVVVKRHDQAWVTAIDGADVATALAARPDPLPSSASWAIESIVDEEVYLRAVTAARDAVRGGELTKAVIARPIRVSSTTPIDVHAVIRRLKASFGSSYRYSIDGFVGASPELLVEVDGAVVRSHPLAGTTRRSGDVDTDRRLAEELQASEKNQIEHRVVIDDVHDRLLPWASYLDWEPEPSIVKVANVQHLGTRMEGMLSQPGPTVVELVRALCPTPALGGHPRDAAIELIRSVEGFERGRYGGTVGWVDANGDGTWAVAIRCAEFSDDRRSARLVAGGGIVADSEPLAELAETQAKFQAMLSAIVRP, from the coding sequence GTGCGAGCGATCACCCGCCCCCTCTCAGCGTTCGTCGACCATCTCCCCGACCTCAACGACGTCGCCGGCGGCGACGGCATGCTCTTCGTGCGTGACGGCGTCGGCCTCGCTGCTCGTGGCGTCGCTGCTCGGGTCGCCATCGACGACGCCGTCGACCTGCTCGCCTCGATCGACCACGACTCCACGGTCGACGACGCGGCGCCGCTGGCCCTCGGCAACGTACCGTTCATTCCCGGTGCCGACGGTTCGCTGATCGTTCCCGAGGTGGTCGTCGTCAAACGCCACGACCAGGCGTGGGTCACGGCGATCGACGGAGCCGACGTGGCGACAGCGCTCGCCGCCAGACCCGACCCGCTGCCGAGCAGTGCCTCGTGGGCCATCGAGTCGATCGTCGACGAGGAGGTCTACCTCCGCGCCGTCACAGCGGCACGTGACGCCGTGCGCGGAGGCGAACTGACCAAAGCCGTCATCGCCCGACCGATTCGCGTGTCGTCGACGACGCCGATCGACGTGCACGCGGTGATCCGTCGTCTCAAGGCGTCGTTCGGATCGAGCTACCGGTACTCGATCGACGGGTTCGTGGGAGCGTCGCCCGAACTCCTCGTCGAGGTCGACGGCGCGGTCGTCCGGTCACACCCGCTGGCCGGCACCACTCGTCGTTCGGGCGACGTCGACACCGACCGCCGACTGGCCGAAGAATTGCAAGCCAGCGAGAAGAACCAGATCGAGCACCGGGTCGTCATCGACGACGTGCACGACCGACTGCTGCCCTGGGCCAGCTATCTCGACTGGGAGCCGGAGCCGTCGATCGTCAAGGTCGCCAACGTCCAACACCTCGGCACCCGGATGGAAGGCATGCTCTCGCAGCCGGGCCCCACCGTCGTCGAACTCGTGCGGGCCCTGTGCCCGACGCCGGCGCTCGGCGGACACCCTCGCGACGCGGCGATCGAGTTGATCCGATCGGTCGAGGGGTTCGAGCGCGGTCGCTACGGCGGCACCGTCGGGTGGGTCGATGCAAACGGCGACGGCACCTGGGCGGTCGCCATTCGCTGCGCCGAGTTCTCCGACGACCGACGGTCGGCCCGCCTCGTCGCGGGCGGCGGCATCGTCGCCGACTCGGAGCCGCTCGCCGAACTCGCCGAGACCCAGGCCAAGTTCCAAGCGATGCTCTCCGCCATCGTCCGCCCGTGA
- a CDS encoding acyl-CoA synthetase — protein MTDTTELGLAEVLEAISDTRPDQECLVFGDRRFTWAQVTERTRRLANHLLGEGLGCHTERSELPGHVSGQDHLAIYLHNGNEYLEAMLGTVKARVASLNVNYRYVAEELRYLLTDSNAAAVIVHSAFAPTLAEVLPDLPNLKVILQVADSSGNDLLPGAVWYEDALAAASADRPDVEWSPDDLYMLYTGGTTGMPKGVMWRNGDAMRACFGGSPTATTIDEFLAEANTGLKALIGPPFMHGAGHWIAFRTWLGGGTVHVPSVPEHLDPADVWSTIEREKLSFLLIVGDAFARPLLDELDRTTYDLSSLAIILSGGAALSAPLKREFITHVPHLMVIDGLGSSEAGGQVSHVSTADGASTGTFEMTDGNVILSEDLDATLEPGHDGLGWLAKTGRLALGYLGDEAKTARTYPVVDGVRYAVPGDRARLLPGGATGAGIVELHGRDSVTINSGGEKIFAEEVEAAVKAHPAIYDCIVAGRPSERWGKEVVAVVRIRDGHDVTDDDLLTEAAEHIARYKLPKSIVRVDEIVRSPSGKADYRWAASLVAAPTS, from the coding sequence GTGACCGACACGACCGAACTCGGCCTCGCCGAGGTACTCGAAGCGATCTCCGACACCCGTCCAGACCAGGAATGCCTGGTGTTCGGCGATCGGCGGTTCACCTGGGCACAGGTGACCGAACGGACACGGCGCTTGGCCAACCACCTCCTCGGTGAAGGACTCGGCTGCCACACCGAGCGATCCGAACTGCCCGGCCACGTGTCGGGACAAGACCATCTCGCGATCTACCTCCACAACGGCAACGAGTACCTCGAAGCGATGCTCGGCACCGTCAAGGCCCGCGTCGCATCGCTCAACGTCAACTACCGCTACGTCGCCGAAGAACTCCGGTATCTGCTCACCGACTCGAACGCCGCGGCCGTCATCGTGCACTCGGCGTTCGCACCGACGCTCGCCGAAGTCCTTCCCGACCTGCCGAACCTGAAGGTCATCCTCCAGGTCGCCGACAGCAGCGGCAACGACCTCCTGCCCGGCGCCGTCTGGTACGAAGACGCACTCGCCGCAGCATCGGCCGACCGACCCGACGTCGAGTGGAGCCCCGACGACCTCTACATGCTCTACACCGGCGGGACCACCGGCATGCCCAAGGGCGTCATGTGGCGCAACGGCGACGCAATGCGCGCCTGCTTCGGCGGCTCCCCCACCGCCACCACGATCGACGAGTTCCTCGCCGAAGCCAACACCGGACTCAAAGCGCTCATCGGGCCGCCCTTCATGCACGGCGCCGGTCACTGGATTGCCTTTCGCACCTGGCTCGGCGGCGGCACCGTCCACGTCCCCTCGGTGCCCGAACACCTCGACCCCGCCGACGTGTGGTCGACGATCGAACGCGAGAAACTCTCGTTCCTGCTCATCGTCGGCGACGCATTCGCCCGACCACTGCTCGACGAACTCGACCGCACCACCTACGACCTCTCGTCGCTCGCCATCATCCTCTCCGGCGGAGCGGCACTCTCGGCGCCACTCAAACGCGAGTTCATCACGCACGTACCGCACCTCATGGTGATCGACGGCCTCGGCTCGTCCGAAGCGGGCGGACAGGTCTCGCACGTCTCCACCGCCGACGGCGCCTCGACCGGCACCTTCGAGATGACCGACGGCAACGTCATCCTCTCCGAAGACCTCGACGCCACCCTCGAACCCGGCCACGACGGACTCGGCTGGCTCGCCAAGACCGGACGCCTCGCGCTCGGCTACCTCGGCGACGAAGCCAAGACCGCCCGCACCTACCCCGTCGTCGACGGCGTTCGCTACGCCGTACCCGGCGACCGCGCCCGCCTCCTCCCCGGCGGCGCAACCGGCGCCGGCATCGTCGAACTCCACGGCCGCGACTCCGTCACCATCAACTCCGGCGGCGAGAAGATCTTCGCCGAAGAAGTCGAAGCCGCCGTCAAAGCCCACCCCGCGATCTACGACTGCATCGTCGCCGGACGACCGAGCGAACGCTGGGGCAAGGAAGTCGTCGCCGTCGTCCGCATCCGCGACGGCCACGACGTCACCGACGACGACCTCCTCACCGAAGCCGCCGAACACATCGCCCGCTACAAGCTTCCCAAATCCATCGTCCGAGTCGACGAGATCGTCCGCAGCCCCAGCGGCAAAGCCGACTACCGCTGGGCCGCCTCACTGGTCGCTGCACCCACCTCGTAG
- a CDS encoding MaoC family dehydratase: MIEGIAGLKELVGEHLGYSPYTTVTQEQVQLFADATGDQQWIHVDVERAKSGPFGGPIAHGYLTLSLGPMLSPQIFAVTGIAMGVNYGAGKIRFPSPVPVGSNVRLGVTLKAVDDIDGGAQVTQEFVFEVEGASKPSCVAEVIFRYYE, from the coding sequence ATGATCGAAGGAATCGCCGGACTCAAAGAGCTCGTCGGAGAGCACCTCGGCTACTCGCCCTACACCACCGTCACCCAGGAGCAGGTGCAGCTGTTCGCCGACGCCACCGGCGACCAGCAGTGGATCCACGTCGACGTCGAGCGAGCCAAGTCCGGCCCGTTCGGCGGCCCGATCGCCCACGGCTACCTCACGCTCTCGCTCGGCCCGATGCTCTCGCCGCAGATCTTCGCGGTCACCGGTATCGCCATGGGTGTCAACTACGGCGCCGGCAAGATCCGCTTCCCGTCGCCCGTCCCGGTCGGCTCGAACGTGCGCCTCGGCGTCACCCTCAAAGCCGTCGACGACATCGACGGTGGCGCACAGGTGACGCAAGAGTTCGTTTTCGAGGTCGAAGGCGCATCGAAGCCGTCGTGCGTCGCCGAAGTCATCTTCCGCTACTACGAGTGA
- a CDS encoding ubiquinone/menaquinone biosynthesis methyltransferase yields MASSDTPAPASRRWDTEQLPEGEEKVAAVRDMFDAIAPKYDRLNRIISFRLDVRWRKKAIKQLALPAGSTVLDLASGTGDLCIDLAAAGLRPFSMDLSYGMLAADRSGVPRVQTDILKLPVPDASVDGVTCGFALRNLLDLDVFFHELARVVEPGGRIALLDVSTPPNRVLRFGNNIYFGKIVPKIGAALSDGAAYSYLPKSVAYLPEPAELVAMLHRAGFADATHQQLTGGLTQLMVGTRS; encoded by the coding sequence GTGGCCTCTTCCGACACGCCCGCACCCGCCTCCCGTCGCTGGGACACCGAACAACTTCCCGAAGGCGAGGAGAAGGTCGCGGCGGTGCGCGACATGTTCGACGCGATCGCGCCGAAGTACGACCGCCTGAACCGGATCATCTCGTTCCGGCTCGACGTTCGCTGGCGCAAGAAGGCGATCAAGCAACTCGCACTCCCGGCCGGATCGACCGTGCTCGACCTCGCCAGCGGCACCGGTGACCTCTGCATCGACCTCGCCGCAGCGGGCCTGCGCCCGTTCTCGATGGACCTCAGCTACGGCATGCTCGCGGCCGACCGCTCGGGCGTGCCTCGGGTGCAGACCGACATCTTGAAGTTGCCGGTCCCCGACGCCTCGGTCGACGGCGTCACCTGCGGCTTCGCCCTCCGCAACCTGCTCGACCTCGACGTGTTCTTCCACGAGCTCGCCCGCGTGGTCGAGCCCGGTGGACGCATCGCACTCCTCGACGTGAGCACGCCGCCCAACCGTGTGCTGCGCTTCGGCAACAACATCTACTTCGGCAAGATCGTGCCCAAGATCGGCGCCGCGCTCTCCGACGGGGCTGCCTACAGCTACCTCCCCAAGAGCGTGGCCTACCTGCCCGAGCCGGCCGAACTGGTCGCGATGCTGCACCGTGCCGGCTTCGCCGACGCCACCCATCAACAGCTGACCGGCGGACTCACCCAACTCATGGTCGGCACCCGCTCCTGA
- a CDS encoding GerMN domain-containing protein, producing MTLRTRKLATALVVAATFAAACGVPEGPDTFEQIADADVPLNLASPSTTTTTTTTTVPVEPPETTTTAVDPLPEPETEPVRLYFLARDELIPTRRSIETGFVPFQLIELLTAGPDPETNPGLETVVPDDLVRSIDVTAGTATVDLDSTVFRRVLRSDQLALFAQIVLTLTESAPRIGIVTFTIDGAPENVPIPNNFFRRTLTFDNYAQLIVNAVVTPTVTTTVPPTTTVPEGGAEGDAEGEPPIDDDVAADELDAPTTVPTESTVAPTTAPG from the coding sequence ATGACTCTCCGTACACGCAAGCTCGCGACCGCACTCGTCGTCGCCGCGACGTTCGCGGCGGCATGCGGTGTGCCCGAGGGCCCCGACACGTTCGAGCAGATCGCCGACGCCGACGTCCCGCTCAACCTGGCATCGCCGTCGACCACGACCACCACCACGACCACCACGGTGCCCGTCGAGCCACCCGAGACCACGACCACCGCCGTCGACCCGCTGCCCGAACCCGAGACCGAACCGGTCAGGCTCTACTTTCTCGCTCGCGACGAACTCATCCCGACCCGCCGGTCGATCGAGACCGGGTTCGTGCCGTTCCAACTCATCGAACTGCTCACCGCCGGACCCGACCCCGAGACGAACCCCGGGCTCGAAACCGTCGTGCCCGACGACCTCGTCCGATCGATCGACGTGACCGCGGGTACCGCCACGGTCGACCTCGACAGCACGGTGTTCCGGCGCGTCCTGCGCTCCGACCAGCTCGCGCTCTTCGCACAGATCGTGCTCACTCTCACCGAAAGCGCGCCGCGTATCGGCATCGTCACGTTCACCATCGACGGGGCGCCCGAGAACGTGCCGATCCCCAACAACTTCTTCCGCCGCACCCTCACGTTCGACAACTACGCCCAGCTCATCGTGAACGCCGTCGTCACCCCGACCGTCACCACGACCGTTCCCCCGACCACGACCGTTCCCGAGGGCGGGGCGGAGGGTGACGCGGAGGGCGAGCCGCCGATCGACGACGACGTGGCAGCCGACGAGCTCGATGCGCCGACCACGGTGCCGACCGAGTCGACCGTGGCGCCGACGACCGCGCCGGGTTGA
- the era gene encoding GTPase Era gives MTDDHDDHRSGFVTFVGRPNVGKSSLVNAICGQKISIVSDKPQTTRHRIMGVLSRPGSQLVFVDTPGLHKAVTALGERVNATALGSMDDVDVTALVLDATKPFGKGDRWVAGQLDMAESIVVVNKIDAASPEQVLKMLTAASELGAREYFPVSAKTGDGVGKLVEYLSEGLPVGPKYFPDDEVSDLPEERWVAELVREQLLAVTRDELPYSIATQVVEWEWPRIRVDIIVERDSQKGMVIGKGGSVLKQVGERARRQMPEGVYLELRVKVDKDWQRKPERVERLGY, from the coding sequence ATGACCGACGACCACGATGACCACCGTTCCGGCTTCGTCACGTTCGTCGGGCGACCCAACGTGGGCAAGTCGTCGCTCGTCAACGCGATCTGCGGACAGAAGATCAGCATCGTGAGCGACAAACCGCAGACCACGAGGCATCGCATCATGGGCGTGTTGAGCCGGCCGGGAAGTCAGCTGGTGTTCGTCGACACGCCGGGGCTCCACAAGGCGGTCACGGCGTTGGGTGAGCGGGTCAATGCGACGGCGCTGGGGAGCATGGACGACGTCGACGTGACCGCGCTCGTGCTCGACGCGACCAAGCCGTTCGGCAAGGGCGACCGCTGGGTCGCCGGTCAGCTCGACATGGCCGAGTCGATCGTGGTCGTCAACAAGATCGACGCGGCGTCGCCCGAACAGGTGCTCAAGATGCTCACGGCGGCGTCGGAGCTGGGAGCGCGCGAGTACTTCCCGGTGTCGGCGAAGACCGGTGATGGCGTCGGCAAGTTGGTCGAGTACCTGTCGGAAGGTCTTCCCGTCGGCCCGAAGTACTTCCCCGACGACGAGGTGAGCGACCTTCCCGAAGAACGCTGGGTTGCCGAACTCGTCCGCGAACAGTTGCTCGCCGTGACTCGTGACGAGCTGCCCTATTCGATCGCCACGCAGGTCGTCGAGTGGGAGTGGCCGCGCATCCGGGTCGACATCATCGTCGAGCGTGACAGCCAGAAGGGCATGGTCATCGGCAAGGGTGGGTCGGTGCTCAAGCAGGTGGGCGAGCGTGCCCGCCGCCAGATGCCCGAGGGCGTCTACCTCGAGCTGCGTGTGAAGGTCGACAAGGACTGGCAGCGCAAGCCCGAGCGCGTCGAGCGCCTCGGTTACTGA